From Methanococcus maripaludis, the proteins below share one genomic window:
- a CDS encoding 4Fe-4S binding protein, with protein sequence MKISFQLIRNLIKTSFLGYFLVNNSFCLCIVGFVQRILLTFNLSEITPQLIGLSAVSVVFGRLFCGFICPFGIIFEWTYKLKMKIDNSKILPKVDPKIHNKLIYLKYILLIIGLYLTFKYATYVICGVCPIGSFAGLNGTVISFILLGLFIILGYFIPMFFCRYFCPIGALLGILSVKPVFKIKSNDKCNTCRLCEKKCPMQINILDNMDEKECIRCFQCVTACKKGGITYGR encoded by the coding sequence ATGAAAATTAGTTTCCAATTAATAAGAAATCTAATCAAAACATCATTTTTAGGATATTTTTTAGTGAATAATAGTTTTTGTCTGTGTATTGTAGGTTTTGTTCAAAGAATTCTTTTAACATTTAATTTAAGCGAGATTACACCCCAATTAATTGGACTTTCTGCGGTTTCAGTTGTTTTTGGGAGACTTTTTTGTGGATTTATATGCCCCTTTGGAATCATTTTTGAATGGACGTATAAATTAAAAATGAAAATAGATAATTCAAAAATACTCCCAAAAGTAGATCCGAAAATCCATAACAAATTGATTTATCTAAAATATATTCTCTTAATAATCGGGCTTTATTTGACTTTTAAATATGCAACTTATGTAATTTGTGGAGTATGTCCAATTGGCTCGTTTGCAGGATTAAATGGAACTGTAATTTCATTTATACTTCTAGGATTATTCATAATTTTAGGATATTTTATACCGATGTTTTTCTGCAGGTACTTCTGCCCAATTGGAGCACTTCTTGGAATTCTATCTGTAAAACCGGTTTTTAAAATAAAATCTAATGATAAATGTAACACCTGCAGACTTTGTGAAAAGAAATGCCCAATGCAGATTAATATACTGGATAATATGGATGAAAAAGAATGTATCCGATGTTTTCAGTGTGTGACTGCCTGTAAAAAAGGTGGAATAACATATGGAAGATAA
- a CDS encoding NCS2 family permease: MANFLARYFGFEEHKTNFKVETMAGVTTFMTMAYIIFVNPSILSLAGMDFGAVMVATCISAALGTFIMGVYAKYPFALAPGMGLNAFFTFGVVMGMGLSWQTALGAVFISGILFILLTLTKIRTWIFDAIPDALKYGTAVGIGLFIAFIGLKSAGVIVANEATLVGLGNVLSPATFLALFGLFATAAMMARKVTGAILWGIILTAVIGMGLGVSALPAGLVAMPPSLAPTLMQMDVMGALSFGLINIILAFFFVDLFDTLGTLSALSSQAGYMKDGKLPKAEKALMSDSVATAVGAALGTSTVTSYVESASGIGLGRRTGFVSVVVAALFLLSIFFSPFVAAIPAYATAPALIIVGALMISAIKRIDLDDITESVPAFIALITIPLTYSIATGLQLGFIFYPLIKIIAGRSKEVHPIVYLLAIIFAARFVYIG; encoded by the coding sequence ATGGCAAATTTTTTGGCTAGGTACTTTGGGTTTGAAGAACATAAAACAAACTTCAAAGTAGAGACCATGGCAGGAGTTACGACTTTTATGACCATGGCGTATATCATATTTGTAAATCCGTCGATTTTAAGTCTGGCGGGAATGGATTTTGGGGCAGTAATGGTTGCAACATGTATATCCGCTGCACTTGGTACTTTTATAATGGGCGTTTATGCTAAATATCCGTTTGCACTTGCACCGGGAATGGGTTTAAACGCATTCTTTACATTTGGTGTGGTCATGGGCATGGGCCTAAGCTGGCAGACTGCTCTTGGTGCTGTTTTTATTTCTGGTATTTTATTCATTTTGTTAACATTAACTAAAATTAGAACCTGGATATTTGACGCGATACCTGATGCTTTGAAATACGGTACTGCTGTTGGTATCGGGTTATTTATCGCATTTATTGGCTTAAAATCTGCAGGAGTTATCGTTGCAAACGAAGCTACTTTGGTAGGTCTTGGAAACGTGCTTTCACCTGCAACATTTTTGGCACTCTTTGGTTTATTTGCAACTGCTGCAATGATGGCTAGAAAAGTAACCGGCGCAATTCTCTGGGGTATTATCTTAACCGCAGTAATTGGCATGGGCCTTGGTGTTTCAGCACTTCCTGCAGGTTTAGTTGCAATGCCTCCATCCTTAGCACCAACACTGATGCAGATGGATGTTATGGGAGCTCTTAGTTTTGGTCTTATAAACATAATTTTGGCGTTCTTCTTTGTGGATTTATTTGATACACTTGGAACACTGAGTGCTCTGAGTTCACAGGCAGGATACATGAAAGATGGAAAACTTCCAAAAGCAGAAAAAGCATTAATGTCCGATTCAGTCGCAACTGCGGTTGGTGCAGCTTTAGGTACTTCAACAGTTACAAGCTACGTTGAATCTGCTTCAGGTATTGGACTTGGTAGAAGAACCGGATTTGTATCGGTTGTAGTTGCCGCGTTATTTTTACTTTCGATATTCTTCTCACCATTTGTTGCGGCAATCCCTGCATATGCCACAGCTCCTGCATTAATAATCGTTGGGGCTTTAATGATTTCAGCAATAAAAAGAATCGATTTGGATGACATTACTGAATCAGTTCCTGCATTTATTGCATTAATTACAATTCCTTTAACGTACAGTATTGCAACAGGACTTCAATTAGGGTTTATTTTCTACCCATTAATTAAAATAATTGCAGGACGTTCAAAAGAAGTACACCCAATCGTATATTTACTTGCAATCATCTTTGCAGCAAGGTTTGTGTACATTGGATAA
- the sepS gene encoding O-phosphoserine--tRNA ligase, translated as MFKREEIIEMANKDFEKAWIETKDLIKAKKINESYPRIKPVFGKTHPVNDTIENLRQAYLRMGFEEYINPVIVDERDIYKQFGPEAMAVLDRCFYLAGLPRPDVGLSDEKISQIEKLGIKVSEHKESLQKILHGYKKGTLDGDDLVLEISNALEISSEMGLKILEEVFPEFKDLTAVSSKLTLRSHMTSGWFLTVSDLMNKKPLPFKLFSIDRCFRREQKEDKSHLMTYHSASCAIAGEGVDINDGKAIAEGLLSQFGFTNFKFIPDEKKSKYYTPETQTEVYAYHPKLKEWLEVATFGVYSPVALSKYGIDVPVMNLGLGVERLAMISGNFADVREMVYPQFYEHKLNDRDVASMVKLDKVPVMDEIYDLTKELIDSCVKNKDLKSPCELTIEKTFSFGKTKKNVKINIFEKEECKNLLGPSILNEIYVYDGNVIGIPESFDGVKEEFKDFLEKGKAEGVATGIRYIDALCFKITSKLEEAFVSNTSEFKVKVPIVRSLSDINLKIDDIALKQIMSKNKVIDVRGPVFLNVEVKIE; from the coding sequence ATGTTTAAAAGAGAAGAAATCATTGAAATGGCCAATAAGGACTTTGAAAAAGCATGGATCGAAACTAAAGACCTTATAAAAGCTAAAAAGATAAACGAAAGTTACCCGAGAATAAAACCAGTTTTTGGAAAAACACACCCTGTAAATGACACTATTGAAAATTTAAGACAAGCATATCTTAGAATGGGTTTTGAAGAATATATAAATCCCGTAATCGTCGATGAAAGAGATATTTATAAACAGTTTGGCCCGGAAGCTATGGCAGTGTTAGATAGATGCTTTTATTTGGCAGGACTTCCAAGACCAGACGTTGGTTTGAGCGATGAAAAAATTTCACAGATTGAAAAACTTGGAATTAAAGTTTCTGAACACAAAGAAAGTTTGCAGAAAATACTTCACGGATACAAAAAAGGAACACTTGATGGTGACGACTTAGTTTTAGAAATTTCAAATGCACTTGAAATTTCAAGCGAGATGGGTTTAAAAATTTTAGAAGAAGTTTTCCCAGAATTTAAGGATTTAACCGCAGTTTCTTCAAAATTAACTTTAAGAAGCCATATGACTTCAGGCTGGTTCCTTACTGTTTCAGACTTAATGAACAAAAAGCCACTCCCATTTAAACTCTTTTCAATCGATAGATGTTTTAGAAGAGAACAGAAAGAAGATAAAAGCCACTTAATGACATACCACTCTGCATCCTGTGCAATTGCAGGTGAAGGCGTGGATATTAATGACGGAAAAGCAATTGCAGAAGGATTATTATCGCAATTTGGCTTTACGAACTTTAAATTCATTCCTGATGAAAAGAAAAGTAAATATTACACACCTGAAACACAGACAGAAGTTTACGCATACCACCCAAAATTAAAAGAATGGCTCGAAGTTGCTACATTTGGAGTATATTCGCCAGTTGCATTAAGTAAATACGGAATAGATGTACCAGTCATGAATTTAGGACTTGGTGTTGAAAGACTTGCAATGATTTCTGGAAATTTCGCAGATGTTCGAGAAATGGTATATCCTCAGTTTTACGAACACAAACTTAATGACAGGGATGTCGCTTCAATGGTAAAACTTGATAAAGTTCCAGTAATGGATGAAATTTACGATTTAACAAAAGAATTAATTGATTCATGCGTTAAAAACAAAGATTTAAAATCCCCTTGTGAATTAACCATTGAAAAAACATTTTCATTTGGAAAAACCAAGAAAAATGTAAAAATAAATATTTTCGAAAAAGAAGAATGTAAAAACTTACTTGGACCTTCAATTTTAAACGAAATCTACGTTTACGATGGAAATGTAATTGGAATTCCTGAAAGCTTTGATGGAGTAAAAGAGGAATTTAAAGACTTCTTAGAAAAAGGAAAAGCAGAAGGGGTAGCAACAGGCATTCGATATATCGATGCACTTTGCTTTAAAATTACTTCAAAATTAGAAGAAGCATTTGTGTCAAACACGTCTGAATTCAAAGTTAAAGTTCCAATTGTCAGAAGTTTAAGCGACATTAACTTAAAAATCGATGATATCGCGTTAAAACAGATAATGAGCAAAAATAAAGTAATCGACGTTAGAGGCCCAGTCTTTTTAAATGTCGAAGTAAAAATTGAATAA
- a CDS encoding iron ABC transporter substrate-binding protein, which translates to MKKIMLTIMAILIISSFAGCIGDNTPVDDEITTVNIVDTIGREVDVPKEVNSIVCVGSGSLRLLTYLDAVDMISGVENSETKPTGRPYSLANTKIYSSLPIIGQGGSDPKPNPEAIIAVNPDVLFITYVDKQTADELQLQTGVPVVVLSYGGASRASFEINSVYGSLTLAGDIIGKENRADDVIEFMKQNFEDLNQKTKNITENEKPTVYLGGIAKSGSQGITSTQYKFLPFEALGAKNVVNELELGNDPQQTFVDKERLISWNPDYIFIDEGSFNGIKEEYGKNPELFNSFTAFNGGNTHAVLPITSYTINIGTLLADSYYIGKTIYPDQFNDVNPEENADDIYSFLVGEGVYNQMKSDYGGFGKIDSNTFEIK; encoded by the coding sequence ATGAAAAAAATAATGTTGACAATAATGGCAATTCTCATAATTTCCTCATTTGCGGGCTGTATTGGTGACAATACTCCAGTGGATGACGAAATTACGACTGTAAATATTGTTGATACTATTGGACGTGAAGTGGATGTTCCAAAAGAAGTTAATAGCATTGTATGTGTTGGTTCGGGTTCATTAAGGCTTCTGACGTATCTAGATGCAGTAGATATGATATCAGGTGTAGAAAATTCAGAAACAAAACCAACGGGAAGGCCGTATAGTCTTGCAAATACGAAAATATATTCAAGTTTACCCATAATAGGACAAGGAGGCAGTGATCCAAAGCCAAATCCTGAAGCAATTATTGCAGTTAATCCTGATGTACTATTTATTACATACGTGGATAAACAGACTGCAGATGAGTTACAGTTACAAACTGGAGTTCCAGTGGTGGTTTTAAGCTACGGTGGCGCTTCTAGAGCTTCTTTTGAAATAAATTCAGTATATGGGTCATTAACACTTGCAGGGGATATCATTGGAAAGGAGAATAGGGCAGATGACGTAATTGAATTTATGAAGCAAAATTTTGAAGATTTAAATCAAAAGACTAAAAATATCACCGAAAATGAAAAACCAACTGTGTATCTTGGCGGAATTGCAAAGTCCGGCTCTCAGGGGATTACCTCGACACAGTATAAATTTTTACCTTTCGAAGCACTGGGTGCTAAAAACGTTGTAAACGAGCTCGAACTTGGAAATGATCCACAACAAACGTTTGTGGATAAAGAAAGGCTGATTTCATGGAATCCGGACTATATTTTTATAGATGAAGGAAGTTTTAATGGAATAAAAGAAGAGTATGGGAAAAATCCCGAGCTTTTTAACTCATTTACTGCATTTAATGGTGGAAATACCCATGCAGTTTTACCAATTACATCTTATACGATAAATATTGGAACACTGCTTGCAGATTCTTATTATATTGGAAAAACGATATATCCTGATCAGTTCAATGATGTAAATCCCGAAGAGAACGCAGACGATATATATAGCTTTTTAGTTGGGGAAGGAGTTTACAACCAAATGAAAAGTGATTACGGAGGATTTGGAAAAATTGATTCAAATACTTTTGAAATCAAATAA
- the tpiA gene encoding triose-phosphate isomerase, whose amino-acid sequence MKPNVIINYKTYTESVGKSGLAIAKAAEKVSEESGVTIGVAPQFLDLRMILDEVNIPVYAQHMDAVTPGSSTGHILPDALKDAGVTGTLLNHSERRMILADLEKCIEISNKLGLKTVVCTNNISVSKAVSALNPTSIAVEPPELIGSGIPVSKANPEVVSGTVREVREINKNVEILCGAGISKGEDVKSALELGTNGVLLASGVVKAKNVEDAIRELIAEI is encoded by the coding sequence ATTAAGCCAAATGTAATCATAAATTACAAAACTTACACGGAAAGCGTTGGTAAAAGCGGTTTAGCAATTGCAAAAGCTGCAGAAAAAGTTTCAGAAGAGTCTGGAGTTACTATCGGAGTAGCACCTCAATTTTTAGATTTAAGAATGATTTTAGATGAAGTAAATATTCCTGTTTATGCACAACACATGGATGCAGTAACTCCTGGAAGCAGTACTGGACATATATTGCCTGATGCATTAAAAGATGCAGGAGTCACTGGAACTCTTTTAAACCACTCTGAAAGAAGAATGATTCTTGCAGACCTTGAAAAATGCATTGAAATTTCAAATAAGCTCGGATTAAAAACTGTTGTCTGTACAAACAATATATCTGTTTCAAAAGCAGTTTCTGCGTTAAATCCAACTTCAATTGCAGTAGAACCTCCAGAATTGATTGGAAGCGGAATACCAGTTTCAAAAGCAAATCCTGAAGTTGTATCTGGAACTGTTCGAGAAGTTCGAGAAATTAACAAAAACGTTGAAATATTGTGCGGTGCAGGTATTTCAAAAGGGGAAGATGTAAAATCTGCGCTTGAACTTGGAACAAACGGTGTTTTGCTTGCATCAGGGGTTGTAAAAGCTAAAAACGTCGAAGATGCAATAAGAGAATTAATTGCAGAAATTTAA
- a CDS encoding 2-amino-3,7-dideoxy-D-threo-hept-6-ulosonate synthase, which translates to MEMFDNIKNVGKLIRLERIFDKRSEKTVIIPMDHGVSSGPLDGIKDMRITTNAVADGGANAVLGHKGLVRHGHRGYGRDIGLIIHMSAGTSISPDPNKKVIVTTVEDAMRMGADAVSLHVNVGAESDFEMYRDLGLISETCEHWGMPLIAMMYPRGPKIKDEKDPEVVAHAARLGAELGADIIKTNYTGDPDTFKEVVKGCPAPIVIAGGPKTNTDEEFLQMVKDAMHAGGKGVASGRNVFQHKDVKGITSAICKIVHEDVEVEEALKEIKI; encoded by the coding sequence ATGGAAATGTTCGACAATATCAAAAATGTAGGAAAACTTATCAGATTAGAAAGAATATTCGATAAAAGAAGCGAAAAAACAGTAATAATCCCTATGGACCACGGTGTTTCATCGGGGCCACTTGACGGTATAAAGGATATGCGGATTACGACAAATGCAGTTGCTGACGGTGGTGCAAACGCAGTTTTAGGCCACAAAGGACTTGTAAGGCACGGACACAGGGGATACGGAAGAGACATCGGATTAATAATACACATGTCTGCAGGAACTTCAATTTCACCTGATCCAAACAAAAAGGTAATTGTAACAACAGTTGAAGATGCAATGAGAATGGGTGCCGATGCAGTATCTTTACACGTAAATGTTGGTGCAGAATCAGACTTTGAAATGTACAGGGATTTAGGTTTAATTTCAGAAACCTGTGAACACTGGGGAATGCCTCTTATTGCAATGATGTACCCAAGAGGCCCAAAAATTAAAGACGAAAAAGACCCTGAAGTTGTCGCACACGCTGCAAGACTTGGTGCTGAACTTGGTGCTGATATTATCAAAACAAATTACACTGGAGACCCTGACACCTTCAAAGAAGTTGTTAAAGGATGCCCTGCACCAATTGTTATTGCAGGCGGTCCAAAAACAAACACTGACGAAGAATTCTTACAAATGGTAAAAGATGCAATGCATGCAGGCGGAAAAGGAGTAGCTTCTGGAAGAAACGTATTCCAGCACAAAGATGTCAAAGGAATTACAAGTGCAATCTGCAAAATCGTTCACGAAGATGTTGAAGTAGAAGAAGCATTAAAAGAGATAAAAATCTAA
- a CDS encoding METTL5 family protein, protein MKKRHLEILLDNLKPHPKPKAHLEQYSIEGNLASEFLLFAKEDIDGSFVIDLGCGSGRLIIGAKVLGAEHAVGIDIDEETIDTAKENLKNLNVDSNSDLKVDFLNSDVKNIDKKYFEDNFSDFNGLKKVVIQNPPFGSQKKYADRIFLDKAFEIGDVIYTIHNTATRDFLINYVKEKGREITNIFQADFRIPAIYEFHKKKAVNVPVDIYRIV, encoded by the coding sequence ATGAAAAAAAGACATCTTGAAATTTTACTTGACAATTTAAAACCGCATCCAAAACCAAAAGCGCATCTCGAACAATATTCTATCGAAGGAAACCTTGCAAGCGAGTTTTTGCTGTTTGCTAAGGAAGATATTGATGGCAGTTTTGTAATTGACCTAGGATGCGGCAGCGGCCGACTTATAATTGGTGCTAAAGTTCTTGGTGCAGAACATGCAGTTGGAATCGATATTGATGAAGAAACAATTGATACTGCAAAAGAAAATTTGAAAAATTTAAATGTAGATTCAAATTCAGATTTAAAAGTCGATTTTTTAAATTCCGATGTTAAAAATATCGATAAAAAATATTTTGAAGATAATTTTTCCGATTTTAATGGTTTAAAAAAGGTTGTTATTCAAAATCCGCCGTTTGGATCTCAAAAAAAGTATGCTGATAGAATTTTTTTGGACAAAGCGTTTGAAATCGGTGACGTGATTTATACAATACACAATACTGCGACAAGGGATTTTTTAATAAATTATGTTAAAGAAAAAGGTCGAGAAATTACGAATATATTCCAGGCAGACTTTAGGATACCTGCAATTTATGAATTCCATAAGAAAAAGGCTGTAAATGTTCCAGTAGATATTTATCGAATAGTATAA
- a CDS encoding Hsp20/alpha crystallin family protein has translation MFGRDPKDPFSEIFKVFGMGVPMEGLGGSMGKSMFQMNSMGLEISGKGFMPITLIEGDETIKVIALVPGINKDDIVINAIGETLELRAKRAPMAIMESEKIIYSEVPEDEEVYKTIKLPAPVKEGNSSAKFENGMLIVTLPKSEKAKRTGIDIE, from the coding sequence ATGTTTGGTAGAGATCCAAAAGATCCCTTTTCAGAAATATTCAAAGTTTTTGGTATGGGAGTTCCTATGGAGGGCCTTGGGGGCTCAATGGGAAAATCAATGTTTCAAATGAACTCAATGGGTTTAGAAATTAGTGGTAAAGGTTTCATGCCTATAACGCTAATCGAAGGCGATGAAACGATTAAAGTAATTGCATTAGTTCCAGGAATAAATAAAGACGACATTGTAATAAATGCAATTGGGGAAACTCTTGAATTAAGGGCTAAAAGGGCCCCAATGGCTATAATGGAATCAGAAAAGATAATTTATTCTGAAGTTCCTGAAGATGAAGAAGTTTACAAAACTATAAAATTACCAGCTCCTGTTAAGGAAGGAAATTCTTCAGCTAAATTTGAAAACGGAATGTTGATTGTAACGCTTCCAAAATCAGAAAAAGCTAAGAGAACCGGAATTGACATAGAATAA
- the ftsY gene encoding signal recognition particle-docking protein FtsY has translation MFGSLKEKLNNTISKLSDKIYTKGEAKAVEESNLKETPEIIGEENKTNLEKPEKDLKEINTESFEKKEKIGFLDKLAVTKSIKKVLGKDVILTEDDIEDVLEEMEMELFEADVAFDVVEKIIESLKNQLVGLKISAKDDPEEITINALKKSIKEILSQEKIDVFNLIDEKKANEEPAVLLFVGINGTGKTTSISKLAYILKEKGYSAVMAAGDTFRAGAIEQLEEHGKNTGIKVIKHQKGADSAAVIYDAISHAKAKGLNVVLADTAGRQTTNINLMDEIKKVVRVTKPDLIIFVGDSLAGNDAISQAEEFNNAININGAILTKTDADAKGGAALSIAYSIGKPILFMGVGQRYSDLQEFDVDWMIKKLFSEESTKLSSERQF, from the coding sequence ATGTTTGGAAGTCTAAAGGAAAAATTAAATAATACCATTTCAAAATTAAGTGATAAAATTTACACGAAAGGAGAAGCTAAAGCTGTAGAAGAATCCAACTTAAAAGAAACTCCCGAAATAATTGGTGAAGAAAATAAAACCAATTTAGAAAAACCAGAAAAAGATTTAAAAGAAATAAACACTGAATCTTTTGAAAAAAAGGAAAAAATTGGATTTTTAGACAAATTAGCCGTTACAAAAAGCATTAAAAAAGTTCTTGGAAAAGATGTGATATTAACAGAAGACGATATTGAAGACGTGCTTGAAGAAATGGAAATGGAACTTTTTGAAGCAGATGTTGCATTTGATGTCGTTGAAAAAATCATTGAATCATTGAAAAATCAGCTTGTAGGGCTTAAAATATCTGCAAAAGACGATCCAGAAGAAATAACCATAAATGCACTTAAAAAATCGATAAAAGAAATATTGTCACAAGAAAAAATTGATGTCTTTAACCTTATCGATGAAAAAAAGGCTAATGAGGAACCTGCAGTATTATTATTTGTTGGAATAAATGGGACTGGAAAAACGACCTCAATATCTAAACTGGCCTACATTTTAAAAGAAAAGGGTTATTCTGCAGTAATGGCTGCAGGAGACACATTTAGAGCCGGCGCAATAGAACAGCTTGAAGAACACGGTAAAAATACGGGAATAAAAGTTATAAAGCACCAGAAAGGGGCAGACAGTGCTGCGGTAATTTATGATGCAATAAGCCACGCAAAAGCAAAAGGATTAAACGTAGTCCTTGCAGATACTGCGGGAAGACAGACTACAAACATTAACTTAATGGATGAAATCAAAAAAGTAGTCCGAGTTACAAAACCAGATTTAATCATTTTTGTTGGAGATTCACTTGCTGGAAACGATGCAATATCCCAGGCAGAAGAATTTAACAATGCAATCAATATCAATGGTGCAATACTTACAAAAACAGATGCTGACGCAAAAGGGGGCGCTGCACTCTCAATTGCTTATTCGATTGGAAAACCAATTTTATTCATGGGTGTCGGTCAAAGGTATTCTGACCTTCAAGAATTTGATGTTGATTGGATGATAAAAAAGCTCTTTTCAGAGGAGAGTACTAAATTATCGTCTGAAAGGCAATTTTAA
- a CDS encoding ECF transporter S component, producing MNNKLPYLITAFGISINVLGGFIATSYDLPIFLNNLGTILCGLLLGPAGGALTGLFSNLIIGSTVNSVYIPFTIVNVVVGFVAGYAAIKHDREFTSMILHAFLISIIALCLVIPIEMFIFGGPLDQTILSYATTINLNTGLNISAAIYFAEFPLMIADIVLSAIWAYVVLMLLPKKVLDILKINNENI from the coding sequence GTGAATAATAAATTACCTTATTTGATAACTGCCTTTGGTATATCAATTAATGTTTTGGGCGGCTTCATTGCCACATCTTATGATTTACCAATATTTCTAAACAATTTGGGCACTATATTATGTGGATTACTACTGGGACCTGCAGGCGGGGCACTAACGGGCCTTTTCTCAAATTTAATTATTGGTTCTACGGTTAATTCTGTTTATATTCCGTTTACAATTGTAAATGTTGTTGTTGGTTTTGTCGCAGGTTACGCTGCAATTAAGCATGATCGAGAATTTACTTCGATGATATTACATGCTTTTTTGATATCAATTATAGCACTGTGTTTAGTAATACCAATAGAAATGTTTATTTTTGGAGGTCCGCTTGATCAGACCATTCTTTCATATGCAACGACTATCAATCTAAATACTGGATTAAATATCTCTGCAGCAATATACTTTGCAGAATTTCCGTTAATGATCGCAGACATTGTTTTATCCGCAATTTGGGCTTATGTAGTTTTAATGCTACTTCCTAAAAAAGTGCTGGATATATTAAAAATTAACAATGAAAATATCTAA
- a CDS encoding uracil-xanthine permease family protein yields MKRIALGFQHVLAMFGATVTVPLVVGYAIGLSMSEIALLLQAVLLAMGVATLLQTFAGSRFPIVQGSSFAFIPGLIAVGSGMGLAAVEGALIIGGVIEAATGALGLIGKLKKLFSPIVTGVTIMLIGFSLADVAVQYSFNYFADPAGSSIVTSILVAALTFITTILVSLQGKGTLKAMPVIIGAVVGYVISMFLGLVDFSMMNQLSWFALPKLMPWGMPVFDVNAIIILLFAFMVSIIESVGDYHAISTIADLKIDDNKINRGIASEGFSCTLAGLFGACGTTSYSENIGLVALTKVSSVQVVQIGAVILVLLSMIPKFSGLLASIPAPVLGGLTTALYGMISITGLKLIKDKVELNDRNTLILASALVLGLGAPQLPAEFLSLFPKIISSILESGMAVGAITAILMDQLLKK; encoded by the coding sequence ATGAAAAGAATAGCACTAGGTTTTCAACACGTACTTGCAATGTTTGGTGCAACAGTAACAGTTCCCCTTGTTGTAGGTTATGCAATCGGACTTTCGATGTCTGAAATCGCATTATTACTCCAGGCGGTACTTCTTGCAATGGGGGTTGCAACACTGCTTCAAACGTTTGCAGGTTCAAGATTTCCAATTGTACAAGGTTCAAGTTTTGCATTTATACCAGGATTAATTGCAGTTGGCTCTGGAATGGGTCTTGCTGCAGTTGAAGGTGCTTTGATTATAGGCGGTGTTATCGAAGCTGCCACAGGTGCATTAGGACTTATTGGAAAATTAAAAAAGCTTTTTTCACCAATTGTTACTGGTGTTACAATCATGCTTATTGGTTTTAGTCTTGCAGATGTTGCTGTTCAATATTCGTTTAATTACTTTGCAGACCCTGCAGGAAGTTCGATAGTAACTTCAATACTTGTTGCTGCACTCACATTTATCACAACAATACTCGTATCGTTACAGGGAAAGGGAACATTAAAAGCAATGCCTGTTATAATCGGGGCTGTTGTCGGGTATGTTATAAGCATGTTTTTAGGTCTTGTGGATTTTTCAATGATGAACCAGCTTTCATGGTTTGCACTGCCAAAACTTATGCCTTGGGGAATGCCTGTTTTTGATGTTAATGCAATTATAATATTATTGTTTGCATTTATGGTCAGTATTATCGAGAGTGTCGGAGATTACCACGCAATTTCAACGATTGCAGATTTAAAAATCGATGATAACAAGATAAATAGAGGTATCGCTTCAGAAGGATTTTCCTGTACCCTTGCAGGGCTTTTTGGTGCATGCGGTACAACAAGTTATTCAGAAAATATAGGTCTTGTTGCTTTAACAAAAGTATCAAGCGTTCAGGTAGTTCAAATTGGTGCTGTAATATTGGTTCTTCTGTCAATGATTCCTAAATTCTCAGGTCTTTTGGCATCCATTCCTGCACCGGTCTTGGGAGGACTTACAACCGCACTCTATGGTATGATCAGCATTACAGGTCTTAAATTAATAAAAGATAAAGTTGAATTAAATGATAGAAACACGCTCATATTAGCAAGTGCACTCGTACTTGGTCTTGGTGCACCGCAACTTCCTGCAGAATTTTTAAGCCTGTTTCCAAAAATCATTTCAAGCATTTTAGAATCAGGAATGGCAGTTGGTGCAATAACCGCAATATTAATGGACCAGTTGTTAAAAAAATAA